A window of the Hymenobacter sp. GOD-10R genome harbors these coding sequences:
- a CDS encoding Crp/Fnr family transcriptional regulator — translation MQALLDHIAQFVPLSAELAATLRQRTQSHHFRKQELLHKADTVCRRTYWIQRGLVRIYFNKDGKIVTDGFAAENEWMTSAYSFMRGVPDAYAIAAIEPTEAYSWSLEDLLHLFDQFHEMERFGRMIMSAQFIQQSERLNSLRFTSPAEKYQHFCTYYQPILGRLPLGMIASYLGITPETLSRVRAKG, via the coding sequence ATGCAGGCCTTGCTGGACCATATTGCTCAGTTTGTTCCCCTCTCTGCGGAACTAGCCGCCACGTTACGCCAGCGCACACAGTCGCACCACTTTCGCAAGCAAGAACTGCTGCACAAAGCTGACACGGTCTGCCGGCGCACCTACTGGATTCAGCGGGGACTCGTGCGCATCTATTTCAACAAGGACGGCAAGATCGTAACGGATGGCTTTGCCGCCGAAAACGAGTGGATGACCTCCGCGTACAGCTTTATGCGGGGGGTGCCGGACGCTTATGCCATTGCCGCTATCGAGCCTACCGAGGCGTATTCCTGGTCGCTGGAGGACTTGCTCCATCTCTTTGACCAGTTTCACGAAATGGAACGCTTCGGACGCATGATCATGAGCGCGCAGTTTATCCAGCAATCCGAGCGTCTGAATTCACTCCGCTTTACCTCGCCAGCAGAGAAGTACCAGCACTTCTGCACGTACTACCAACCGATTCTAGGGCGGTTGCCGCTGGGTATGATTGCTTCCTATTTAGGCATCACTCCCGAAACGCTCAGCCGAGTGCGCGCCAAAGGCTAA
- a CDS encoding DUF4199 family protein, with protein sequence MNISRLLKNILRYGLLLGLALCLYTTLMWLTQLDTRYLATGQYLDIVVVLLPIGFMSAAIRQHKRRQGYLGAGQRIAVSVGIGHVAELLYRPYLYAYHTRLNPEWFSAVLALKRTELMAAGRSAQNITTELARLQATHARPAGMFAGWWVSAFVLPALIALLTLLFLRNQSVKTQAG encoded by the coding sequence ATGAACATCTCTCGATTACTAAAAAACATTCTGCGTTACGGCCTTTTGCTAGGGTTGGCCCTATGCCTCTACACCACCCTGATGTGGCTTACCCAGCTTGATACCCGCTACTTGGCAACTGGGCAGTACCTAGACATTGTAGTCGTACTCTTACCCATCGGGTTCATGAGTGCCGCTATTCGCCAACACAAGCGGCGGCAGGGCTACTTGGGTGCGGGGCAACGCATAGCGGTCAGCGTGGGGATAGGCCACGTGGCAGAACTGCTCTACCGCCCATATCTGTATGCCTATCACACGCGCCTCAATCCAGAGTGGTTTTCCGCGGTGTTAGCGTTGAAGCGGACTGAGCTGATGGCAGCTGGCCGGAGTGCTCAGAACATCACCACGGAGTTGGCCCGGCTGCAAGCAACCCACGCACGACCAGCCGGCATGTTCGCCGGTTGGTGGGTTTCGGCGTTCGTTCTGCCAGCCTTAATAGCTCTGCTGACATTACTTTTTCTGCGTAATCAATCCGTAAAGACTCAAGCTGGGTAA
- a CDS encoding response regulator codes for MAIIPCVLLVDDDPTTNFLNKKLLQRLGVTDTIRVALNGQEALYEVREHCREQPADCPVLVFLDINMPVMNGIQFMEAYQQLPAAEQRAVVIVMLTTSVSPRDQQRIQALPVAEYLSKPLTQQQIEHVLQQHFASSLPKRI; via the coding sequence ATGGCTATAATTCCCTGCGTGCTGCTGGTCGATGACGACCCCACCACCAACTTCCTCAACAAAAAGCTCCTGCAACGCCTGGGCGTGACGGACACGATCCGCGTGGCCCTGAATGGACAAGAGGCTCTGTACGAGGTACGGGAGCACTGCCGGGAGCAACCAGCCGACTGCCCGGTACTGGTCTTCCTGGATATCAATATGCCGGTGATGAACGGCATTCAGTTTATGGAAGCCTACCAGCAGTTGCCGGCCGCCGAACAGCGGGCGGTGGTGATAGTCATGCTGACGACCTCGGTGAGTCCCCGCGACCAGCAGCGTATCCAGGCGTTGCCCGTGGCTGAATACTTGAGCAAGCCGTTGACGCAGCAGCAAATCGAGCACGTTCTGCAGCAGCATTTCGCCTCGTCGTTACCCAAGCGTATCTAG
- a CDS encoding PAS domain-containing protein translates to MPPPAVLPADLAASHALLQTLLHVSLTGVILFRPVYAAGEDSELVDWAYAQLNPAAQRMLGLPAYPTQTFLSLYPHAVATGIFAFYRDTFLSGQPGQYQANYSFDGLDNYFLLSAQRSGELLLVSFSDTSEQPRTAVEEALRQSQAREQAARAEVERQRSELTRVFELAPVAIAVYEGPEHRIELANPISCQLLNRSADELLGKPLFEALPELAGHGFEQVLASVYTTGQPVLVQERAGTHARAGRLDTLYWNLAFVPMRAADGRITGALSVGIEVTEQVLARQRMQTLNQELETRVAERTETALALQADVLAAVQRQVAEREAFYQVFEQTPAAICIQRGPEHRYAYANQAYRDFFPGRLLLGQPVAEALPETVDSGVVALLDRVYQTGEPYEGTELPLLIAQPQGPPRQMYFTFTYQPYREHGAIVGISTFAYNAAEQVLARREREAQQQLVNLVFEQAPLPVFVATGPTFVLEVINAQAARLFHKTREQLLGLPYADAFPEFMQQGFGELLRDVWQSGQARTFTDVPVYFRNRPPQELGYFTFVYQPLLDAQGQVHEIVCVGIEVTDQVRARQQVQDLNEELAAINEELTATNEELYESNTQLTRTNVDLDTFIYAASHDLKAPITNIEGLLLALEHELPAAARTGDVLLMLTLMQDATERFRRTINHLTDLSRLQKEYNSAADVVALAPVVEAVRLDLSPLLAHTQGQLTVTIPEGLTVTFAEKNLRSVVYNLLSNAFKYYHPDREPAVQLRSFLTDQYVVLEVQDNGLGLDLTQGQEQLFAMFQRLHTHVEGTGVGLYMVKRIVENAGGHIEVSSQLGLGSTFQVYFRR, encoded by the coding sequence ATGCCGCCACCCGCCGTATTACCGGCTGACCTCGCCGCCAGTCATGCGCTGCTGCAGACCCTGTTGCACGTCTCCCTCACGGGTGTTATTCTGTTTCGGCCGGTGTACGCAGCCGGCGAGGACAGTGAACTCGTCGACTGGGCGTACGCACAGCTAAACCCCGCGGCGCAACGCATGCTTGGTCTGCCGGCTTATCCTACGCAGACATTTCTGTCGCTGTATCCACACGCGGTCGCTACGGGCATCTTTGCTTTTTACCGCGACACGTTCCTCTCCGGCCAGCCCGGGCAGTACCAGGCCAACTATTCTTTTGACGGCCTGGATAATTACTTTCTGCTCTCGGCTCAGCGGAGCGGCGAGCTCCTGCTGGTGAGCTTCTCCGACACCAGCGAGCAGCCGCGCACGGCCGTCGAGGAGGCCTTGCGCCAGAGCCAGGCCCGCGAGCAAGCCGCACGGGCCGAGGTCGAGCGGCAACGGAGCGAGCTGACGCGCGTGTTTGAGCTGGCCCCGGTTGCCATTGCCGTGTACGAAGGGCCAGAGCACCGCATTGAGCTGGCCAACCCCATCTCGTGCCAGTTGCTGAACCGCTCGGCCGACGAGCTGCTGGGCAAGCCCTTGTTTGAGGCCCTGCCGGAGCTGGCGGGCCACGGCTTTGAGCAGGTGCTCGCCAGCGTCTACACGACCGGGCAGCCCGTGCTGGTGCAGGAGCGGGCCGGTACGCACGCGCGGGCTGGGCGGCTCGATACGCTTTACTGGAACTTGGCTTTTGTGCCAATGCGGGCGGCCGACGGCCGCATCACCGGCGCGCTTTCGGTCGGTATCGAAGTAACCGAACAAGTGCTGGCTCGCCAGCGCATGCAGACACTCAACCAGGAGTTGGAAACCCGCGTGGCCGAGCGCACCGAAACTGCCCTGGCTTTGCAAGCGGATGTGCTGGCGGCGGTCCAGCGCCAGGTGGCCGAGCGCGAAGCGTTTTACCAGGTGTTCGAGCAAACGCCGGCCGCCATCTGCATCCAGCGCGGCCCGGAGCACCGCTACGCGTATGCCAACCAAGCCTACCGCGACTTCTTTCCCGGCCGCCTGCTCCTGGGCCAGCCCGTGGCCGAGGCCTTGCCCGAAACGGTGGACAGCGGCGTCGTGGCCCTGCTCGACCGCGTCTACCAGACCGGCGAACCCTACGAGGGCACCGAGTTGCCGCTGCTGATCGCGCAGCCCCAGGGGCCGCCTCGGCAGATGTATTTCACCTTTACCTACCAGCCCTACCGCGAACACGGCGCGATCGTGGGCATCTCCACCTTCGCCTACAATGCGGCCGAGCAGGTGCTGGCCCGCCGGGAGCGCGAAGCCCAGCAGCAGCTGGTGAACCTCGTCTTTGAACAAGCCCCGCTGCCCGTGTTCGTGGCCACCGGCCCGACCTTCGTCCTGGAGGTCATCAATGCGCAGGCCGCGCGGCTCTTTCACAAAACCCGCGAGCAGCTGCTGGGGCTGCCCTACGCCGACGCCTTCCCCGAGTTCATGCAGCAGGGCTTTGGCGAGCTGCTGCGCGACGTCTGGCAGAGCGGACAGGCCCGCACATTTACGGACGTGCCCGTTTACTTCCGCAACCGCCCCCCGCAGGAGCTGGGCTATTTCACCTTCGTCTATCAACCGCTGCTCGATGCGCAGGGCCAGGTGCACGAAATTGTCTGTGTGGGCATTGAAGTGACCGACCAAGTACGGGCTCGCCAGCAGGTGCAGGACTTAAACGAGGAGCTAGCCGCCATCAACGAAGAACTGACGGCCACCAACGAGGAGCTGTACGAGAGCAATACCCAGCTCACGCGCACCAACGTGGACCTGGACACGTTCATCTACGCGGCCTCGCATGATTTGAAGGCCCCCATCACCAACATCGAGGGCCTGCTACTGGCCCTGGAGCACGAGCTGCCCGCTGCCGCTCGCACCGGCGACGTGCTCCTAATGCTAACGCTGATGCAGGACGCTACGGAGCGCTTCCGGCGCACCATCAACCACCTCACTGACCTCTCGCGCCTGCAAAAGGAGTACAATTCTGCTGCTGACGTGGTGGCCCTAGCCCCCGTGGTGGAGGCTGTGCGCCTGGACCTGAGCCCGCTGCTGGCCCACACCCAGGGCCAGCTGACGGTGACCATCCCCGAAGGCCTGACCGTGACGTTTGCCGAAAAGAACCTGCGCTCGGTGGTCTACAACCTCTTGAGCAACGCCTTCAAGTACTATCACCCCGACCGAGAGCCCGCGGTGCAGTTGCGCAGTTTTCTCACCGACCAGTATGTCGTGTTGGAAGTGCAGGACAACGGCCTAGGACTGGATTTGACGCAGGGCCAGGAGCAGCTGTTTGCCATGTTCCAGCGCTTGCACACGCACGTGGAGGGCACGGGCGTGGGCTTGTATATGGTCAAGCGCATCGTGGAAAACGCGGGGGGCCATATTGAGGTGAGCAGCCAGCTCGGGCTGGGCTCTACGTTTCAGGTTTATTTTCGGCGCTAA